From Camelina sativa cultivar DH55 chromosome 7, Cs, whole genome shotgun sequence, one genomic window encodes:
- the LOC104702057 gene encoding phosphoethanolamine N-methyltransferase 3-like: MAAYGEEREIQKNYWKVHSVGLSVEAMMLDSKAADLDKEERPEILSLLPPIEGKTVLEFGAGIGRFTTELAQKAGQLIAVDFIESVIKKNKNINGHYRNVKFMCADVTSPDMKFPNDSMDLIFSNWLLMYLSDKEVEDLAKKMLQWTKVGGYIFFRESCFHQSGDNKRKYNPTHYREPKFYTKLFKECHMNDDAGNSYELSLVSCKCVGAYVRSKKNQNQICWLWQKVSSDNDRGFQRFLDNVQYKSSGILRYERVFGQGFVSTGGLETTKEFVDKLDLKPGQKVLDVGCGIGGGDFYMAENFDVDVVGIDLSVNMISFALEHAIGLKCSVEFEVADCTKKEYPDKTFDVIYSRDTILHIQDKPALFRTFYKWLKPGGKILITDYCRSPKTPSPDFANYIKQRGYDLHDVQTYGQMLKDAGFEEVIAEDRTDQFVKVLKRELDAVEKEKDEFIRDFSKEDYEDIVGGWNSKLLRSSSGEQKWGLFIAKRN; this comes from the exons ATGGCTGCGTATG GTGAGGAACGTGAAATCCAAAAGAATTACTGGAAAGTGCACTCTGTAGGATTGAGTGTTGAGGCCATGATGCTTGATTCCAAAGCTGCTGACCTCGACAAAGAAGAACGACCTGAG ATACTTTCGCTTCTACCACCCATTGAAGGGAAAACAGTGCTAGAGTTTGGTGCTGGTATTGGTCGTTTCACTACTGAATTAGCTCAGAAGGCTGGCCAGCTCATTGCTGTTGACTTCATTGAAAGTGTTATTAAAAAG AATAAGAACATTAACGGGCACTACAGGAACGTCAAGTTTATGTGCGCTGATGTCACATCCCCGGATATGAAATTTCCAAATGACTCTATGGATCTTATATTCTCCAACTGGCTGCTAATGTATCTCTCTGATAAAGAG GTTGAAGATTTGGCGAAAAAGATGTTACAATGGACAAAGGTTGGCGGGTATATTTTCTTTAGGGAGTCTTGCTTCCATCAGTCTGGTGATAACAAGCGCAAGTACAACCCAACACACTACCGTGAACCCAAATTTTACACAAAG CTTTTCAAAGAATGCCATATGAATGACGATGCTGGGAATTCGTACGAGCTATCTTTGGTTAGCTGTAAATGTGTTGGAGCTTATGTGAGAAGCAAAAAGAACCAGAACCAG ATATGCTGGCTTTGGCAGAAAGTCAGTTCAGATAATGATAGGGGCTTCCAACGCTTCTTGGACAATGTCCAGTACAAGTCTAGTGGTATCTTACGCTATGAGCGTGTCTTTGGGCAGGGGTTTGTGAGCACAGGGGGACTCG AGACAACAAAGGAATTTGTGGATAAGCTGGATCTTAAACCAGGCCAGAAAGTTCTAGATGTTGGATGCGGAATCGGAGGAGGGGACTTCTACATGGCTGAGAACTTTGACGTGGATGTTGTGGGCATTGACCTATCAGTAAACATGATCTCTTTTGCGCTCGAACACGCAATAGGACTCAAATGCTCTGTAGAATTTGAAGTAGCTGATTGCACCAAGAAGGAGTATCCTGATAAGACCTTTGATGTTATTTACAGCAGAGACACCATTCTGCATATCCAA GACAAGCCAGCGTTGTTCAGAACATTCTACAAATGGTTGAAGCCAGGAGGAAAAATTCTCATTACCGATTACTGCAGAAGCCCCAAAACCCCATCTCCAGACTTTGCAAACTACATCAAGCAACGAGGGTATGATCTTCATGATGTACAAACATACGGTCAG ATGCTGAAAGATGCTGGATTCGAGGAGGTAATCGCAGAGGACAGAACTGATCAG TTCGTGAAAGTACTGAAACGGGAACTGGACGCagtggagaaagagaaggatgaGTTCATCAGAGACTTCTCGAAAGAAGATTACGAGGATATTGTAGGAGGGTGGAACTCAAAGCTGCTCAGGAGCTCAAGTGGTGAGCAGAAGTGGGGTTTGTTCATCGCCAAGAGAAACTGA